CTTTCAAGGTAAACAAATTGAGCGGGCATCATTGCGCTTGGGCAGCGCTCGCTAAGGAAGGCACGTAAATCCCAAGCACTTGGTTTTTTGTCCGTCAGCAAGTAAGCCACCAGCCCACCATTGACCATTTTCACCGCAGCGTCGGCTACTTCACTATGCTGACGAAGATTGGCTTCTATCTCGCCCAACTCAACTCGCACTCCGTGAATTTTCACCTGACGATCTTTGCGGCCAAGGCACACCATGTCTCCGTTTGCGTTGAACTGACCTAAATCTCCGGTGCGATGCGCGCGATGGCCGAGATGAGAAAAGAAACGCTCTGCGCTCAATCCAGGTCGGTGGCTGTATCCACGAGCCACACCCGGACCACAGATACAGATTTCGCCCACACTGTCGCCTGTCACTAATGCGCCCTTTTCATCGAGCAGAAACAACTCACTTCCCGCCAATGCTTTGCCTATGGTCACGTTCTGGTCTGGCTCTAACTCAGTAAACGCACAGTTTGCTACGGTTTCAGTCGGGCCATATAGGTTAAACAAACGCACATTCTCGATGCTGTCGAACGTACGTTGCTTAATGTCTTCACCGACAGGTTCACCGGAGAGAAAAACGGTTTCAGGCAGTGACAGCTCACTATCGACTGAGCAGCGGTAGTTCAGTAATTCATTCCATATTGTAGGAACACAGTAGATCGCCGTGTTGGTTCGATTCTGGTACCAATCAAAGAGTCGTTGCGGGTTATTCAAAGTACCTTCAGGAAGAATATGAAGGGTGTCACCACGTAGCAAAGGAGCAAACAATTGAGTCACCGCAGCCGCAAAGCTTAGAGAGGAGGTGAGCGGAAGAGTTGCCTGAGTTTCAGGCCATAAATCGTGATTAAACCAATCGAGATAATACGCCATGCTGCCATGTTCAACTTCCACCCCTTTTGGTACACCCGTCGAACCTGATGTGTAAAGGGTATAAGCCAAGTCACAATGGCTTACCTTCGGCAGTGACTCACAGTGTAGAGAGCCCGCTAGATCAAGCGCTGCGACATTCAGTTTTTCTGTCTCGCACTCAGCCATGCTCGGTTTTTTGCTCAGTAGCCCATCGGTGATAATGAGGAATGCACCGGAATCATCCAAAATTTGTTGAATGCGTTTTGTCGGCTGAAACGAAGAGAGAGGCACATAACTGAACCCAGCTTTCATTACCCCCAGAATTACCACAGGCAACATCAGGCTAGGTTCGAGGTACACCGCCACTTTACCTTTATCGCCATCAGGATATTGATTGACTAAGTAGCTTGCTAGTTGGCTTGATTGCAACTCAAGCTCAGAATAGGTCAGCAATTTATCTTTGTAGGTAACCGCTATTGCCTCAGGGGAAATCGACGATTGCATTGAAATAGTTTCAAATACAGGATTGTTATTTTTCACAATATTTACCTCGCTGGTTAAGGTATTCCTGAAGTCGAGCGAGAATATTTTCTTGCTGACCGTTTGCTACAAATAAAAGTTAGACGTGAAAACTTAGGATTTAATTAAGGAAACAAATTGGTTTTAATCACCAAGGTTTCAGGGGCATTATAATGGGGAATATAAATGATAAATAACAGCAACTTAAGATAATAAAACTTCTATTAAAGTTAATTTAATCAGTTATAAAATGACTTTAAATTGACCATAAACAGACATAGCGAACACTTTGCAGTTAAATTTATCTATCTTTATCCATTATAAAAATAACCATCAGGATATAATGAAATTTTCTACTTGTAGTGAACCACATCAACGGTAATATACTGCATTCATGCAATCTTAATTAAATATTAAGTTTTCTCGACTAGCTTGCTAATTACGCAATGAACAATAGTTTAATGAGGTTGTTTTATGAGTAATGTAGAATCCACTAAAAAGATATCTGAAATCATGATGCTGCCTCTGGCAGCCAAAGCACTCAATGTGGCCGCAGAACTGGGGCTTGCCGACTTATTAAAAGAGGGCGCGCTCGACATCGACGCACTCGCTTTAGCTTGTAATGCAGACAAGACTGTCCTGCTAAGTATGCTGAAGGTCATTGAACTATTTGGTTTCTTTCACATCGAGTGTGATCGAATGATCAGCAATAATACGCACTCCATGTTGCTCCTTTCCGACCACCCTCAATCTATGCGACATTTCTGCCGACTGTTTGGCGAAGAGTATTATCGCGGCTATGAGGGGCTACTCCATACCTGTAAAACCGGAGACTCCGGATTCAAACACATCTCTGATCAGACGCTTTATCAGTATTTGGAATCGACTCCTTCTCGTTCCTCCGTGTATGATCTCGCTATGCGTGACTTTTCAAGGCCGGTCGGTGCAGAGCTCGCCAGAGTCTTCCCTGATATGTTCAGCTTTGCTGGTAGCTTGATTGATATTGGCGGTGGAAGCGGCGTGATTACCGCAGAATTACTCCATCGCTACGAACATTTGTCTGGGTGTATCTTTGACCGAGAAGAGGTATGCGAGCAAAGTTGGCAGTACCTGCCTAGTGATATTCACGACAGAGTCGAGGTTTGCTGTGGTGATTTCTTTGATTCTATCCCCTCAGGCTACGATATTTATCTGTTGAAAAATGTCCTGCACAACTGGAATACACAGTCTTGTAAAAAAATACTCGACACAATTGCTCGGTCATTAGAAGACAATCGTCTGCTAGTGATTGAACCTCTGATTGAAAACGGGGAGCGCTCTCCACGGCTGCTGTTCAACGCGCTGTTCCAATCGGTTATCTGTGAAGACGGTACCCATCAACGCAGCTTAACCGATATGGAGAAGTTGCTCGCCAAATCAAACCTACGCGTCGCCCGCAGCGCAAAACTCGCCACGGGACACACTGTAATGGAAGTGATGAAAGGCTAACCAAAAGTTACGCACTAAAACTAAAGATTCACAAACCAAATCATCAACAAGTAAAGGCTAAGCATTTAATATGCTTAGCCTTGTTATTTTTTTTGAGTTTTGCTATTTACTGTAATGATAATCAATACAACCTTTGACTCTCATCCTGATCTTGGACATCATCTCCCTCCTCCACCCTGACAGTGTTCATATAAAACTCGGCAGAATAAGATGGCTCTGACCCATAAAGACTACTTTAAAATTGCATGTCCTTTCATCGTTTCTACTGTAACTCAGCCTTTGTTGGGTGCGGTGGACACTGCAGTGATTGGTAGGCTTGGTGTTGCTGAGATGATTGGTGGTGTAGCGGTCGGTACGGTCATCATGAACACCTTGTATTGGCTGTTTGGCTTCTTCCGTGTCAGTACCACTGGGCAAAGTGCGATTGCGTTAGGTAAAAACAACCCAGAAGATCAAGCAAGCAGCTTATTCCGTCCTTTCGTGCTTTCGCTTTGCCTTGGCTTGATTTTTATTGCGTTGCAGTCCGTGATTTGGATGGGCGCAGAACTGATTATCTCCCCTGACGCAGTCGTGGCAGAAAACGCTAAGATTTACTTCGATATCATGATCTTTGGTGCGCCATTTGTACTGCTCAATTACACCGTGATTGGTTGGCTGATGGGGCAAACCAAAGCCAAAGAAACTTTATTCACGCAAGTGTTTGGCAACGTGCTTAATATAGTGCTGGATATCGTATTCGTATTGTACTTCGACATGGGAATTGCTGGCGTTGCGATAGCAACACTTATCGCGCAAATCTCGACGTTTGTTATTGTTGCGGTGCTGGTGATGAAAACCTGTCGTTTCCCGCTGTTTGATTACATTCAAACCGCGAAAATGACGCGTAAAGATCTCAAAGTCATCGCGTCTTCCAATATGGATCTGCTGCTTCGTACTGTGTGTCTATTGGTGTTCTTCAATATGATGGCGCGTATAGGCTCTCAGCTTGGTTCTGATGTGCTCGCGGTGAACGCAATCTTGATGCAAGTGACCTTCATCGTCAGCTACATGTTTGATGGTGTGGCAAATGCGTCGAGCGTCTTTGCTGGTAAAGCGGTTGGGCAGAAGAATCCGAGATTGCTTGATAACGTGATTAAGCTAAACACGCAATGGACCGCGGCGTTCGTCGTTGTATTGACCTTGCTGTTGGTGCTGTTCAAACACCAAGTGGTGACGTTGTTTACCACTTTGCCAAACCTTGTTGAGCTGTATCTAGACATGAGCCCTTGGTTATTGGTGTTCCCATTGGTTGCGGGTTTTGGTCTTACGTTTTACGGCATCTTTACCGGCACAGGGACGACGCGACCAGTGCGTAACTCTACCTTCCTAACCATGATGGTGTTCTTATTGACCCAATTTATTGCGGTGCAATACTGGGGCAATCACGGTTTGTGGCTGGCATTGACTGTGTTCTACGTTGGACGCTTTATTTTCTTGTACCCAAGCATCATTCAGGTGAAGAAAAAATGTCTTTAGCCATACTAAATGGACGTCATTTCATATCATTGTGAATCGAAACCATCGTGATAGTTCGCATTGATGATGTGAGGGAAAAATAAGCTGAAATAACTACTACAGACGGTTTTATTGCACAAAACAACGTGATAAAATTGTTATGTTATAATGTTACACTTATTTTGGTATCGTGATTTCTCAACCAATACTCTCCGTTAATAATTTCAGCCTTGCAGACTCAGAACGCACACTCTTCAAAGACATTTCTTTTGAGCTGTTCCAAGGTGAAGTTCTTGCCATTATGGGACCTTCCGGCATTGGTAAATCCATGTTGTCGAAAGCCGTCGCAGGTTTTTTGCCGTCTGACATTTGGGTGGATGGAAGTATCCAGCTTAACAGCAGTGAAGTCGCACAAACTGCAATGTTGCAACGTAGTCACTCGCTGCGTCCAGCAGTCATTTTCCAAGATGCACTCAAAGCGCTGAATCCATTAGCGTCTGTAGAACAACAACTGTGTTTAGCGTTGACAGGCAACAAAACACGCTTGTCTTCAGCAAACCTAGAAACGGTGACGACCTTGTTGTCTCAACTCGGGTTTGCGGATCCAAAAGCAGCATTAGCGCAGCATCCAAGCCAGCTATCTGGTGGTCAGCGTCAGCGTATTTGTATTGCAATTGCGTTGCTTGGTAGTGCCAGCTTGATCATCGCTGATGAGCCCACCAGTGCGCTCGACCCAATTACCGAAGCGGAGATCCTTGAGTTGTTCCGCAGTAGTGTTCAGCAACGCAACATTAGTGGTTTGTTGATCACGCACGATCTATCTGCGGCTTTGGCGTGTGACAAAGTCTTGGTGATTGCGGACAACACCCTGGTGGCTTATGGATCACCATGGCAAGCCATTCAGCAAAGTTCGCATCCTTTCTGCCAACAACTTGCGCAACTGCTGCCTTAACTTCATCTCTGGAGCCTATTTTGACTAAGCATAACTTGAGCGGGCACACGCAGCCTATATCGGCGGAAGTTCGCTTTGAGCATGCCAGTGTTCACCATTACTCCAAACCAAGTTGGTTAGGAGGCAAACCGTTTAAAGCGCTCGAACAATTAGATCTCGCTATCGACACACAAAATATTGCGATTGTTGGTCCTTCTGGCGCAGGTAAATCGACCTTGATTGAGCTTATGTTTGGTCTTCGTAAACCTACATCTGGTGAAGTGTATGTGTGTGGTTATCCGTTATCGCGTAGCTCAGCTAAGCAGCGCAAAAAGTTGTGTCGGCACATTCAACTAATTCCGCAAGAGCCGCAATCGAGCTTGAATCCGTATTACACCGTTCGCCAGATCTTACTGGAGCCGCTAAGCAATATTGGTTTAACGCAAGAACTCAATAAGAAGGTGGAAAAGGTCTTGGCGGATGTCGGTTTGGAACTCACTTTGTTAGATCGTAACCCACAGCAGTTATCGGTTGGGCAAGCTCAGCGTGTGGCTATCGCCAGAGCTTTGATTGTCGAGCCTTGTGTGTTGGTTGCCGATGAGCCAACCAGCAGCCTAGACCCCGTCAGTCGCCAACAGATTCTCGACCTGTTGGCAGGTATTCAAAAGAGTCGTCAAATGCGCCTGATGTTGGTGACACATGACCTCGATGCTGCACAAACCCTATGCGATGAAATCCTGGTGTTAGACAAAGGACGCGTTGTCGAGCACGGCGCAGCACAAAGTGTGGCAAATAACCCATCGCACCTTATCACTAGAGCCTTGATGAGCGCTCAACACAAAAGTAATGAATTCACAAAAACCATTGGAGAGGTTTCTTATGCACCTTAGTACTCCCAAGTTAGCTTTGTCGCTGGCTTTAAGCGCACTGCTGACCGGTTGTTTTGACTCTGGCGAAAGCAAGCCAGAAGTGGAAAAAGCAGCTGCACCGCAACCGACGGAAATTCGTGTTGCTATGATGCAACCGCCACGCACAGGCTTGTCGCCACTTTCAGATGACGCGTTCAAACTGTCACGTTGGAGCACGGCAGAAACGCTGGTTAACCTTAACGATCAGTCCGTTGCTGAGCCTATGTTGGCAACAGAGTGGGAACAAGTTGACCCGATGACGTGGCAATTTACGGTACGCAAGGGCGTAAAATTCCACGATGGTTCTGACCTTGATGCCAACGCGGTAGTGAACTCTCTACAAAAAGCATTAGCTGCCGCACCTAAGCCACGCATTTTGGATGGTATTGAATGGCAAGTTCGCGCATTGGACGACTTCACTGTTGAAATCAAAACGACCTTTAACGATCCATTGTTGCCAAGCCGTCTATCTAGCCCACAGCTAGCGATCCTTTCTGGTGCTGCATACCAAGAAAACGGTCGTGTTGTGCCAATCAATGCGGGTACTGGTCCATTCGTTCTGACAGAAATCAACGGGACAACCAGCGCGAAACTGAAGCGTTTTGACGGTTACTGGGGTGAAAAAGCAAAAGTAGACAGTATCTTTGCTGAATACGTACCAAACGGTTTTGCTCGTGCTGCTGCACTGCGCACTGGTGAGGCGGATGTAGTAGAAGCCGTTCCTGTATCGCAAATCGCGATGATGGAATCTTCAAGGCTGCACGAAGTTGCAATGCCGCGTACCAACACGCTTTACCTGAACAACAAATCAGATGTATTTAGCCAGTTTGGTTTACGTAAAGCAGCGGCTCAAGCGGTTAACCGTGAACAAATCATCAAAACGGTTTACGAGAACCACGCCGACTCAGCGAAAGGTTTGTTAGGTCCTGCATTGGCATGGGCGGGGCCAATTCGTGATGCGAACCCTCGTATGGAAACCATGGAAATGCGCCACGCGAACGGTGAGAAGATCACTATTGGTACGTTTACCGACCGTGCAGAGTTGCCAGAAGTGGCGGTGCTGCTAAAGCAACAACTTGAAGCGGTAGGCTTTGTAGTGGACCTAGACGTTCGTGAATACGCACAAATCGAAAACGATGCACTAGCAGGTAAGTTCGATGCGTTCTTGTTGTCACGTGCAACGGTGCTGGATTCTGGTGACCCAGTGGCATACATGCAAAGTGACTTTAGCTGTAAAGGTTCTTACAACCTAGGTCAGTTCTGCTCTGAAGAGGTGGACGCAGCATTGAAACACGCTGACCGACAGCCATTGGGTGAGAAGCGCCAACAAGCGATCATCGAAGCAGAAAGCAAAATTCTTGGGCAATACGCTGTGATTCCACTGTTGCACGAGCGAGTAATCCAAGGTGAGAGTGACCGCGTGAAGAATACACAACGTGACCCACGTGAGCGTCGCCTGATCGACCAGTTTACTGGGGTGAACTAACTCGATGTCGTCTGTTGCCAACATGCGCTCTCGTTTGAGCGCTTGTATGCCTGAATGGTTTACGCGTTTTTTGTCGCGCTTCCTGTCACTCGGGGTAGTGGTTGTGCTGGTGGGTTTGATGCCGGATATTGCAGGTATCGACCCAAGCCAATCAATCCTCCGTGCTCGTGCGGGTGCTCAGCAGCTGCTGACGGCAGAAGCTCTGCAAGCCATTCGAGAAGATCTTCAACTTGACCGCAGCGCTGCTGAGCGACTGTGGGATTGGTTGACGCTTGCCATGCAAGGTGACTTAGGTGTCTCTTGGGTGAGCGGTTCACCCGTGATGGAGAGCGTTCAACAAACTGCAAAAACGTCGCTACTACTGATGCTTACAGCGTTAGTCATGGCATTTGCAATGTGCATGGCGAGCGTGCTTTACACTGTGCGTCGTTGGCAACAGAATCGTTTAGACAAACACCATGACACGCTCAGTTCGGTATTGGTCTCACTGCCCGAGTACGTGATTGCTTCATTGCTGATCATGGTATTTTCCATTTGGTTGGGCTGGTTCCCGCCTTATGGTTGGCAAGGAGTGCAAAACCTCTGGCTACCAAGTTTGGCAATGGCATTGCCTGCTGCTGGCTTGTTCGGGCGTTTGCTCAATGACAGCCTCAAACGTGTACTAGATGAGCCTTGGGTGATCACTTGGCTATCGGCGAACGTCAGTAAGTTTCAAATCTTACGCTTTGCCTTGTGGCGTGCCGTTAGTAACTTGACTCCTCAAATCGCAATGACGGTGATTGGTTTAACCGGCGGCGCGGTTGCTGTGGAACAAGTGTTTTCCATTCCGGGTATCGGACGACTAATCCTAGGCGCGGCTAAGTCACAAGATCTGCCGATGCTGCAAGGTGGTTTGTTGGTGTTGCTGATATTCTCGATGTTGATCAGCAGTGCGAGCATCTTATTGCAACGCTGGTTACTCGGACACAGTGTCACAAGTGGCAAGCTGATCAGCAGTCACAGCACGTTCCGTTTTACCCAAAGCACCACCAAACGCATCGTCAGTGCGACAATCTTTGCCTTGATGATTGCTTGTGCGGGATGGGCATTAATGCGCGATCCTTACACAATCCAATTTACCCGCCTTGAATCGCCAAGATTAGCAGCACCGTTTGGTGCAGACGCCGTCGGTCGAGATCTGCTTGCTCGTGTTGGCGGCGGTATGATGTCGACAATCAAAATGGGCATCATCGCAACGTTCCTAAGTTTGGTGATTGGTTTACTACTCGGTTTCGTGACTCGTTACAGCCAAGGCTTAATTGAGATCACCAAAGGTGTGCCATACATTGTGGCGGGTCTGCTGATCGCTGGTCTTACAGGGATGAACCCAAACAGTGCCTTGATTGCGATTGTTATGGTGTCATGGGCACCATTAGCAGCGCACTGTGCAAGTTTGTTGATGGAAGCCAAAGCGCTACCTTATACGCATCTTGCGCCCATTTGGGGAACCAGTCAGTGGCGAGTACTCCGTTACTACTTGTTACCTTATGTGCTGCCGCCATTGATTCGTCACGCGTTTCTACGTTTGCCGTACATTACGCTCAGCCTGACTTCTCTGAGTTTTATCGGACTTGGCGTTAAGCCGCCAGAACCTGAGTGGGGCTTATTGATTGCAGAGAACCTGCCTTACATAGAGCGCTCGCCATTAGGTGTCTTGCTGCCAATCTCAGGCTTAGTTTTGATGGCAATTGCAATCAATCTATTGTTCGGTGATTAGGAATGAGTCGCTTCTAATCATCGATTTCTCCACCTCCCATCACCGGTCAATTACACCAGCGTGCAGCTAACGGTTGAACTAATATGAATTTAACTGCATACCATGTTGCTATACATCACAAATTATCAGATAACAAACTTATCAATTAAAAGACCATAAAAATCGCATAAATAATTGAAAATGTTGATTTTGAGATCTAGAACATTAGCTCTACCTATGAATTACATGTATCTCATTGTTATTATTTGATATGCATTCATTTTTATAAAAAATGTTAATTTTAACATTTTTATAACTTAATCTTTTATGAAGAATGGAAAGGATGGTTTAACAAGGAGTCACACATGCAAGTAAGCATAACAACAAAAAAATCCATTCTCGCGACTGTTATCAGCACCACCATGCTATCAGGGTGTTTCTGGGACGATCCACGTGAGGTGGCAAAATACGTCAGTGAAAACATCGATAGAGATGAAGTCGTCAGCCACCTAGTAACGCTAGAAGGTTTGGCTTCTGCCACTACAGATGGCAATTCCATTACTCGTGCAGCTGGCACCAAGGGGTACGCCAACTCAGTTGAGTTCATTGTCGAAACAATGAAAGAACATGGTTACATCGTTACTACACAAGAGTTTGACTTCCGTGCTTGGGAAGAGCTAGCTGGTACGAAAGCCAACGTCGATGGCAAAGATCTTATCAGTGTACGTGAAGCCAGTGACGGCGTTGAAGCAGACTTTGCTGTCATGTCTTACTCAGGTAATTCCAACGGCCAGATTAGTGGCGAGCTCGCGTTCGTTACACCAGACTTCCGCTTTGATGCACCCGATTACGACAGTACTGATGGCTGTGAAGCATCCGACTTCACAGGCAAAGACGTCACAGGCAAGATTGCCGTTATCCAACGAGGTGGTTGTGCGTTTGACGCCAAAGTTGTCAACGCACAGAATGCGGGTGCGAAAGCGGTTATCGTCTTCAACCAAGGCAACGATGAAGGTAGAAAGTCTGTCGTTAGCGGCACGCTAGGCAGTGACACGAAAGCGACCATCGCCGCTTTGGGCGCGCGCTTCGATCTTGGTCAAGAGTGGTACAACAAAGCACAATCTGAAACGGTATTGGCCAACCTTACGGTCAATGTGAAAGACGAAGATGTCGTAACGCAAAACATTCTTGCTGAAACCCCTCGCGGGAACGACGATCAAGTCGTCATGCTTGGTGCTCACCTTGACTCTGTTCCAGAAGGTCCAGGTATCAATGATAACGGCACAGGTACAGCTGGCCTACTTGAATATGCGGTGACCCTATCTGAGCTTGAAGTACCTGTGAAGAACAAAGTTCGCTTCGCATGGTGGGCGGCTGAAGAAGCAGGTCTAGTCGGATCTGAGTACTACACCAATGACTTGTTCCAACCAATCTACAATGATGCACAAGCTCAAATTCTTGAAGAACTAGGTTTGAAAGATCCAAGTGAGCTAACGCCTGAGCAAGTAGAACTGGTCGAAGCCCGTTACACTGAGCTCAATAAAGTGAAGTTGTACCTGAACTTCGACATGATCGGTTCACCTAACTACATCTATGGTGTGATGGACGGTGACTTGTCCGATACTAAAGACAGCCCAGATAATGCTTACACTGGCGATTTCAAACCGCCATACGGCACATCTGACATCGAATCTATCTTCCAAGAGTTCTTTACTGATAAAGAAGAAGCAACCATTCCTCAAGCTCTATCGAAACGCTCTGACTACGCAGGTTTTGCTGATTGGGGTGTTGCATTTGGTGGCCTGTTCACTGGTGCTGAGAAAGTGAAAACTGCTGAAGAAGTTGAGAAATTCGGCGGTGACATCGATGTGTCTTATGATAAGTGTTACCATCAGGCGTGTGATGACGTGAACAACGTTAACCAGAACGCGCTTTATACCAATACTCAGTCACTTGCTTACGTAACAACTTACTACGCAATGAGCAAACAGTTGTTCCCAGAGCAGCCAGCAGAGCCAGAAGTGAAAGCGCAACGTGCCTTCTCTACTGCTGAAGCGCCAAAAGAGAAACTACGCATTGGCGAAAGACTCAAAGCGGCCGACAGCGTCTCTGACCACGATCACTTCCACGGTGATTTTGATCAAGACCTGAAATAATCACCTTTCATAATACAAACGCCGTGCCTCGCACGGCGTTTTTCGTTCTATCTCACGTTTTCGTCACTGAGCCTCTTTCTACGCCCCACACTCTCGCCAAAAGGAGGAGTCAAACCCCATCAACTTCCACTAGCCTTAAATCAACCTCAATAGGAATGGCTAGATTGTTGAATGAAGAAGTACAATATTTATCAGGTCTTTACCCGCCTGTTTGGCAACACGAATACCACCAATCAGCCATGGGGCAACATAGATACCAATGGGGTTGGCAAGTTCAGTCACTTTACTGAAAAGGCTTTAAATGAAATTCGTGATTTGGGCATCACACACATCTGGTTTACTGGCGTACCACATCATGCTCTGGTCAATGATTACACGCATGTAGGAATCGATAATGATCACCCTTCGGTTGTCAAAGGCCGTGCAGGCTCTCCTTACGCGGTAAAGGACTACTACTCCGTCAACCCAGATTTAGCGGATGCCCCCTGTCGACGAAATCAGGAATTCGACGATTTAATCAGTCGCACCCACCATGCTGGCCTCAAAGTCATCATCGACATTGTGCCTAATCATGTCGCTCGTGTTTATAAAGGATTAAACAATCCTTCGGGCGTGGAAGATTTTGGGGCTCACGATGACACCAATGTCTGCTATCACAAAGACAACAACTTCTACTACATTCCAGATACTCCTTTTGAACTGCCAAGCGAATTATCGCCTGAAAATATCCTTGGAGGTGAGGGACATCCTCATTTAAAAACCCCTTATCAGGAGTTTCCGGCGAAATGGACCGGCAACGGCTCAAGGAAAGCTCAACCGTCCATTGATGATTGGTACGAGACTGTAAAAGTCAATTATGGTGTTCGCCCTGACGGTAGCAAAGACTTTCCTATATTACCGAAAGAATACCGTCTCAAACCTCACTCAGATCACCATCAATTCTGGCAGGATAAATCCGTTCCGGATTCATGGAAAAAGTTTCGGGACATTGCACTTTACTGGCTTGAAAAAGGCGTCGATGGCTTTCGCTACGATATGGCCGAAATGGTGCCTGTCGAGTTCTGGAGCTATCTCAACTCTTCGATAAAAATGGCTAACCAAGATACCTTTCTGATGGCTGAAGTCTATCAGCCGGAACTTTATCGCGACTATATCCAGCTCGGAAAAATGGATTACCTCTACGACAAGGTTGATCTCTATGACCAGTTGAAATCAATTATACAAGGTCACGGTTCTACGCGAGAGATTGGCCGCATTGAGTATCAGCTACGCGATATTGAGCACCATATGCTGCACTTTCTCGACAACCATGATGAACAGAGACTTGCCTCGCCTGAATTTGCAGGATGTGCTCAAAAAGGCAAACCCGCCATGTTGGTGTCTACTTGCCTATCAAGTTCCCCTAGCATGATCTATTTTGGTCAGGAAGTC
This DNA window, taken from Vibrio neptunius, encodes the following:
- a CDS encoding alpha-amylase family protein, giving the protein MKKYNIYQVFTRLFGNTNTTNQPWGNIDTNGVGKFSHFTEKALNEIRDLGITHIWFTGVPHHALVNDYTHVGIDNDHPSVVKGRAGSPYAVKDYYSVNPDLADAPCRRNQEFDDLISRTHHAGLKVIIDIVPNHVARVYKGLNNPSGVEDFGAHDDTNVCYHKDNNFYYIPDTPFELPSELSPENILGGEGHPHLKTPYQEFPAKWTGNGSRKAQPSIDDWYETVKVNYGVRPDGSKDFPILPKEYRLKPHSDHHQFWQDKSVPDSWKKFRDIALYWLEKGVDGFRYDMAEMVPVEFWSYLNSSIKMANQDTFLMAEVYQPELYRDYIQLGKMDYLYDKVDLYDQLKSIIQGHGSTREIGRIEYQLRDIEHHMLHFLDNHDEQRLASPEFAGCAQKGKPAMLVSTCLSSSPSMIYFGQEVGEPGAELGGFGTPSRTSIFDYVGVPHHQRWMNHGAFDGGQLSEEEKALRLFYQKLLNLTLKSSALLGNYHDLYAANFDSFGEMQDQLFAFARSSEQQKLIVVANFSAQQGKQVELIIPYSIIIEWQLLPGQYRWIDRISDSEYTLNVTQTSASISMLLSPLASLFLELEAPDSEQKGGEQ
- a CDS encoding M20/M25/M40 family metallo-hydrolase translates to MQVSITTKKSILATVISTTMLSGCFWDDPREVAKYVSENIDRDEVVSHLVTLEGLASATTDGNSITRAAGTKGYANSVEFIVETMKEHGYIVTTQEFDFRAWEELAGTKANVDGKDLISVREASDGVEADFAVMSYSGNSNGQISGELAFVTPDFRFDAPDYDSTDGCEASDFTGKDVTGKIAVIQRGGCAFDAKVVNAQNAGAKAVIVFNQGNDEGRKSVVSGTLGSDTKATIAALGARFDLGQEWYNKAQSETVLANLTVNVKDEDVVTQNILAETPRGNDDQVVMLGAHLDSVPEGPGINDNGTGTAGLLEYAVTLSELEVPVKNKVRFAWWAAEEAGLVGSEYYTNDLFQPIYNDAQAQILEELGLKDPSELTPEQVELVEARYTELNKVKLYLNFDMIGSPNYIYGVMDGDLSDTKDSPDNAYTGDFKPPYGTSDIESIFQEFFTDKEEATIPQALSKRSDYAGFADWGVAFGGLFTGAEKVKTAEEVEKFGGDIDVSYDKCYHQACDDVNNVNQNALYTNTQSLAYVTTYYAMSKQLFPEQPAEPEVKAQRAFSTAEAPKEKLRIGERLKAADSVSDHDHFHGDFDQDLK